AACTCCTCCCTCCTGCAGATCATAGTCCGGAATAGGAAAATCAGTTGCTGATTTATTTGTATTATTCTGCATCATACCATTCACTCCGGCAGAAATTTCAAAAGACGAAAATTTTGGAAAATTATAGCGTACCCCATAATTTAAAGTGTTGAGTCGTACATACATCCCGGCCTGCAAGGGAAATGTAGGATGATTGTATTCACGGCGGATATTTTGTTGTAAGGCCAGCTGGATATCCAGATCACCTTTTCCCAACTGTTCGGTATGTTGAGCATATAGCCTGTAATGCTGAATTCTCTGGTGCAATGGGGAAAGAGCATAAGAGTTAAGATCTTTTTCCGGCACAATAGGTCTTTTTTCCATATCATCATCATCTCCCTCTCCTACCTGATAAGTAAATTTTCCGGTTTTTGGATCTCGACTACCATCCGGTATTCCCTGGAGATTATCATATAATGTAAAATTGATCTTAGAAAAACGGGTGTCTGTTTTATATCCTAATAAAAAAGACAAGTTCTTTTCTTCAAAATTGGTATTGTAGACCCTTCCATCAATAGAATTTCTAAAGTTTTTAGCCATTCGGTAAGAGCCGGTTAAGGCTGCTATAAAAGAGTTCTTTTTGTATCCCACCTGCATTCCGTTCCCGATAAGATTATTATTTCCCTGGTATTCACTTGTTATTTTACCATGTACTACTCCATCATCCAGATTCGGAATATAGGGAAAAAGACTTACAACGCCGGCCAATGCATCAGAACCAAACATCAGGCTTGCAGGGCCTTTTATAATTTCAGCCCTTTCAATCATATAGGGACCGATCTCTATACCATGCTCATCTCCCCATTGCTGACCTTCCTGACGTACCCCGTCATACAAAGTCAAAACCCGGTTATATCCCAATCCTCTGATAAAAGGTTTGGAAACATTCGGTCCCGTTTCCACCACACTCATTCCCGGTGCAGATTTCACAAGGGCACTTATGATATTGGTAGCTACCGATTTTTCAATCTGTTTAGAAGAAATACTGATCACTGCAACAGGATTTTCCTTGATTAAAGTTTCTTTTGAAACCCCTGTAATAACCACTTCATCAATTGTATTGCTATTACGTAACAATAAAATATCCGGAATAGCCGTAGAAGCTTTCTCTACAAAAATGTCCTGCTGCACTTCCTCATACCCTTTCGCCTTGATAACAAGCTGATAACTACCCGGAACCAGATTTTCCATAATGTAGTTACCGGTTTTGTCGGCTACCGTCTTTTCTTTTGTTCCTTTGAGTATTACTTCGGTATTCGGAAAGTCTCCGTTTTCATAAAGTACCCTTCCTTTTAATTGTGCATTTTGGGCACCTACTATAGAAATAGTAAAAATACCGGATGCTGACAGCATAAATCTGAAATTCATATACATTTTATTAAACTATGATCATCAAAGGCTATGGCTAAACATTAAAAAGCCTCTTCGTGAACAAAGGCAAAAGTATAAAAATTTTAATTAACGCAACAATGTTGCTTTAATTATTTGTCATATTCTTTTCATTACTCTGGAATCCTACCTTAAAGTAATAAAGTTAATTTCACAGACGAAATGAAAATGGTTGTTCAAAACCACTATGGAGATTTCACAACATTATCATGCAGATAAATTTGCGAGCAAGTATTTACCTCATACAGAATGATGGTGACTGATAATCGTTAAAAAAGGGTTAAACCTTCTTCATCAAATGGTCAATATTTTTATTTTAATTAGGTTTGCAAATCTTTCTGCTTCAACTTTTATTCTTCTTAAAAGCAGTATCATTAAATTATTATTCTAAAAATTATGAAAAAAAGAAGTCAGTTTCTGATTATTTCCATTGTGTTTCTAAGCCAGTTCATCCATGCCCAGGTAAGAGATTTTGTAATAGAACCACCTATTAAGCCTAATTTGTATATCTACAAAACTTTTGGAGTATTTGGGGG
The sequence above is drawn from the Chryseobacterium daecheongense genome and encodes:
- a CDS encoding TonB-dependent receptor, with translation MNFRFMLSASGIFTISIVGAQNAQLKGRVLYENGDFPNTEVILKGTKEKTVADKTGNYIMENLVPGSYQLVIKAKGYEEVQQDIFVEKASTAIPDILLLRNSNTIDEVVITGVSKETLIKENPVAVISISSKQIEKSVATNIISALVKSAPGMSVVETGPNVSKPFIRGLGYNRVLTLYDGVRQEGQQWGDEHGIEIGPYMIERAEIIKGPASLMFGSDALAGVVSLFPYIPNLDDGVVHGKITSEYQGNNNLIGNGMQVGYKKNSFIAALTGSYRMAKNFRNSIDGRVYNTNFEEKNLSFLLGYKTDTRFSKINFTLYDNLQGIPDGSRDPKTGKFTYQVGEGDDDDMEKRPIVPEKDLNSYALSPLHQRIQHYRLYAQHTEQLGKGDLDIQLALQQNIRREYNHPTFPLQAGMYVRLNTLNYGVRYNFPKFSSFEISAGVNGMMQNNTNKSATDFPIPDYDLQEGGVYAYVKWKYKRLNISGGARYDLRNIRWSDFYIRTNPITQFEEHVPSSSASAELRFPLYHKTFGGLSASIGSAFQLTKHISLKANIGRSYRAPNITEIGSNGLDPGAHIIYRGNRNFDPEFSLQEDLGVSTRFKDFSADVSLFNNNIQNYIYLSLLIDSQGNPLIDSQGNKTYQYQQASAQLYGMEAWLSLHPEKWKGFNFETSFSVIYGFNREKMFKNQGINGEYLPLISPLRLSGNISQKISTGSTIISSITPMAEIEYSAAQNRYLNLNGTETATSDYTLCNIGTSMAINYSENHSAVLQFQVNNVFDRAYQSHLSRLKYLGNIYNMGRNVSLKLIIPF